A segment of the Cervus elaphus chromosome 24, mCerEla1.1, whole genome shotgun sequence genome:
TATTCTTGCTAGCAAATAGCTAGGAACAACCTACATGTCCGACTTCACGAACTGGCTAAGTAAAAATGACAGGCTGATCATATGTTGCAATTCTCCATGCTGAATACAAGAAATGAGATGGAACTGTAGAAATGTACATGCTAAATATGCCAGGATATATTGGGAAGTGAAGGAGAAGGCGAGTTACAGAACAATATGTACAGTATGATCtcatttctatttaaaatgtgtatgtggTTGTGCCTTCAAAAAGCTGAAGGGTGTACATCAAGCTGTAGGTGGGATTTACCTGTAGGAGGTCCCTAGAATGTATGTCTCCCTATAAGGACGTAGATCTAGAGATACAAAGGGAGTGAGCTCCCCGTCCCAGGAGGTATGCAAGCAGAGACTGACTGCCCCGTTTTCAGGGATGCTGCGGAAGTGATTTCCACATCCCTCCGAGGTTACCTCGCTTCTCTACTTAGCCCTGAGAATCTCTCAGAGAGAGGAGCTTAGGACCGGGAGAAGAATCCACCGCTAAGGGGAAAGGGTTAAGCTGGGACGGCACTCCTGTGGGCGGGCTCCCCGATCGGCAGCGCGGGGCTCTGTTAGCCAAGTCTGAGCATCTCGGAGGATGCGGCGTGGAGCGCAGCTTCAGGGACGCGCGCAAGGTGAACGCGGGGGCTGCCAGCTTGGCGCCCAGGTGAGGAGCTGGACTAGGGGCGGGCAGTGGAGGGGCTCCGGCAGGGGGTATGGCCTGCAGCCCCCCTCTCAGGTGCGAGCGGCAGGGTCTGCACTAGCGCCTACCCCCACCCGGGACACTGCGGGAAGGCGCGGAGCCAGGGGAGAGGAGATGGAGGAAAAGGAGAGGTAACCCGAGATGGACcggctcctgaggctgccctgcgGCGGCCCGCATCCTCCCCCAGGAcggcctctccccagcccctgaggTAGGGAGAACACCCtccccactaaaaaaaaaaaacaaatctcttCAGCAGCTGGCCTCCAGAGCTGGGCAGCCCCCTGCTCATCCGGAGATGACTACATCTCTTGGATCGGGGGTGGTGAGCAGATGGCATATGTTTATCGTTGAAGGCCCAACTCgcctgcctcctcctctgcaAATCTTCTCGGACCCCCTGGGTAAACTGAGCCAGTGCGGGTTTCACAGCCCCTACTATAACCATTGGcagcctgtgtgaccttggctgagttgctcaacctctctgaaccttgctttttttcccctatgaaATGGATATACCCACACCTGCTTGTGTCAGGAGGGGTGGATGAAATCGAGGACATGCAGCTAAGCTTAGCACAGGAACTTGAGTGGGGACTAGCTCAACAAAGGAGAACTGTTATTAACCAGCGCCCGTGTCCGTGGCCTTCCAGTTCTTCCCCCTCAGCTCGATCCCACTCCGGACACTGCAACTGAGCCTTCTCTTCTGGTCCCCAGCACCTAGCCTGGGCCAGGAGCAGAGCATGGGCTCCGTGCATGTTTGAGAAGAACTAACGAGGCAGAAACTAAACTCAGTTTGGGGGGTGGGTTTAAGGGGTCTTTGATTCCCCCCAAAATTACCCACAAGCTTTGGTGAGCCTAGACATTTCCCTGGGGAGACCACCTGGCATTTTCTTCAGCTTCTCAAGGTATCTGCAAGCCACCAAGGATGAGGAAGCTGGGAGCTTGGAGCACAAGTGGTCCCCAGAGAGGAATCGAACAGGGTCTCTGCCCTTAAACTCACCCAGGCACTGGCTCTCACAGCCGCTGTCCCCCTCTCCTGGCTGTGgggtccctccctgcctcccacctacATTAGGGACTCTCAGGAAGGGGAACTGTAAGGGAATATACTTGGGCTAGGCATATGCAGTGACTGGAGATGAGAAATGAAATACACAGCCCTTGAGAAGCCCCAGGCGGGTGGGGGAGACAGGAGATTACTATACTCTGTGACCAGTGTGACAGGAAGGGGTGGAGGTGTCGGGGAAAGAAATACTCAAGCTGAAACAAGCCACTGTCATATCCTACCTGGATTTCTGCACTGGCCTCTCTCCCCCTTTTAAAACACTTCTCAGATCTCCCTTGTAACGTCTATGCTTGTCATCTCCCTCGGCTTCCTAGGTGGGACACAGAATAAAATCCAGGTGCCTTTTTGTGGCTTTTGAGAAAGCCCTGCCTCCCTGATTTCAtctctctctgctcctttctcctgtgaAGGGCCTTTGCACTTTCTGTTTCCTCCAGCAAATGCTTTTTCTGGATATCATCTAATGGATGACTCCTTCTTCCCGTTCTGTATttagctcaaatgtcacctgAGTGGCCTTTCTTGCACTCCTGTGTAAAGCCGTCCCCCATTCTTCTATTTCTTACCCCTGTTTTATGTTCTCCACAGCCCACCTTATTTAAAAGTATTCATTGTCTGTCTTTCACTCACAACACCAGCTCCGTGAGGGCAGGGAACTTGCCAGTCTTGTTCACTGCTTTATCCCCCAGGCTTGGCACACAGTATGTGCTCCAATTATTTGTTGACATGGTTAGAGGGTTGGTGAGAAAGAAAGCTTTCTGGACAAAAGGAAAAGTCAGAGGGCTCTAATGCTTATTCAGCTCCATTTATGGGCCTGGCCCATCATGTGTTTTGTTATGTCTTATAAGAGGCCCTTGGAGTTAGGTACTAATATtatacccactttacagatgggaaaaccatGATGCGGAGGGGAAGAGTAAGTCACCCAGAAACTGGtgaagctgggattcaaacccaagtccctCCTCAAAGGCAGGGGCGTATTCCTCTCCCTCTCCACTTCTGTAATTTTTGAGCTGGGCCTTCAAGAataggatttaaaatatatatatatatatatatatatatatatatatatatatatatatatttatatgtaaaggaTTTCAGCAAGTGAAGGAGAAGGGAGATGGCATTCCAGCCTGAGGGAAGAGCGGTATCGAAGGGGTGGAGTGTCAGGCAGTTCTGTGGGTCCTGAGGGATGGGTGAGCAGCCTGGTGTGGCCTTGGGAGGCCAGGAGAGGACCTTATATTCTCTCCTGAGGGTGATGGGGAACCATCAAAGGTTCTGCAGTTCGGCAGGTGGCATGACCAGAGAGGTAGTGTCAAAAGGACTCCTGGTAGCATGCAGAGGCTGAACAGGAAGGAACGGGCAGAGGAGGAAGCTGCTTCTTTCCCACCAGCCCCCGTGGGGTAGCCGTGGGAGACCCCACCCTCAATCGCcatccctctctccttttttcagGCTCATTCGGTAAGGACTGGAAGCAGAGGGCTCGAGGCCCAGGCATCAGCGTGGAGCatggcccccagcccctggggctGCATGGATGGCTTCCTGCTGCTATTGCCCCTGCTGTCCCTGGGgaccagccctgccctgggccgGGGCCTTCCCAGACCCCTTGAGGACTCAGAACCACACTTGACCCTTGGAGCCCATGACAGAGGCCCTCTTGACATGGAGCGTCGGGCCTTCGACTTCTTCGGGGAGAAGCCCCGAGACCAGAGCCCCTGGAACACCAGTGTTGCCCAGGTCCCTGCTGAGGAGATGCCAGAGAGGCCCGAAGACACCCTTGGCCCAGCCCTGCATGGACCTAAAGCAGCCCATGGGGCTCAGAGAGAAGGACTCTCAGTGACCGACGACCTCCAGGTGGCTCAAGGGCCAATTTCTCAGGGCTGGACAGGACCTCCTGACTCACAGGAGCCTATGGATCAGGAAGCACCAATCCCCTATCCACTGGggcccccccacctccctttctTCCCCACGACTCCCAGACTCCAACTCCGGCTAGCCACAGTTCCTCCCACGTCGGCGGAACCTGGAGGCCAAGTGGGACAGCTACCACCTAGAGATGGTCTATCGGCCAAAGGCAAGACCAGGGTCTCAGAGACGTTTCCCTGGGACCACAAGGGCCCTTCCCCAACTCTTGCGCCCCACCCGGATATTGTGGCGAGGCCAGGGCTGGAAGAACAGGGTGGGGATGAAGAGGACTTCCAGGAGGCAGCTCAAGGCCCCCTCTCCACCCAACAGGGTCCAGCAGCCCCTGATACTGGCTCAGTATCACCAGCTGAGGGGGCATCCTCTCAGGAGCCTGAGTCCCAGCCAGACCTGGCACTGGCCAGAAGCCTTCCTCCCACTGAGgagcagtccatggagctgcccAAGACGGCTGGAGGTGGGGAGGCCTGGGAAGTCAGTTTTTCAAGTCCCTCCCCCAAACAGGCTCACCTCCCTGATGTCAGGGGCTCACCAGGACCTCAACCATCAGATCCCccagtctcagagacttctgatGGGCAGCCCAAGCCAGGTGAGTATCAAAGTGAGGGTGCTGAtcagggctgggaggggcagtGTTCCAGGGCAACTGGGTGTCCCCGTTTCTGTGTGACCTCTGGTCCCTCTGGGTCCCATTTACCTCATTCTGGCAAAGGAGGGTGATCATGCCTCTCTCCTGGAGGATTGTATTTGGGGAAACGCTGGAGGGTCAGGCAAAGCGATGACTGCTTTTTTTATTTCAGAGTTGGCAGCAGTGAATGGAGCAGATCCCATCTCCCCTCAGCGGGTGAGAGGTGCAGTGGAGGCCCCAGGTACCCCCAAGTCCCTCATCCCTGGCCCCTTGGACCTTGGCCCAACTGCAAACCGAACAGAGAGCCCTGTGGGATCCCTGAAGCCAGGTGAGGGCATGGCTGGGGGGTTGGCGAGAGCGGGTACTCTGGAATAAAAGAACCTGTGTGACGTATataggggaggggtggggaatgaGTGGGGATGAATACCTCCTTAAAGGAACTGACCAACAACTTCAAACAACTTAGGATAATAAACTACTACTCACTGGGTACTCTGGGAGAAGTCATTTGCATTCTGGGGACTAGAAAAGTCTTAAATTAACATGGGTTTATTTAGTGCAAGAGATTCTCCAACTCCCATAATTCACTGGAGGAGCTTTGAAAAAATTCCAAAGCCCAGGCACCAACGAGAGGAATTCTGATTGAGTtgatctccaggtgattctaatatgcagccCCTATTGAGAACTGCTGTTGTGTCAATAAAAATGACAGGACACATCCATTTAACCCTTAGTGGGTGTTGGGGACGATGCTAAACGTTTAATCCTCACCGCAAcccaaggggggggggggggggaggatgcTGTTAactatccccactttacagatgtgcTTGGCAAAGTTATATAACTTGTTCACCACACCGGAGCATGATGGGAAATCAAAAGCACTTTTCAAAGGGCTAttttaatattgttattattGCAGATGAAGCCGAGGAGTGGCCGGGGCGCCCCCAAAGCCAtcccccagcaccccctgtcCAGGCCCCCTCGACGTCTCGCCGGGGCCTCATTCGGGTCACCACGCAGCGCGCCCTGGGCCAGCCACCCCCTCCGGAGCCCTCAGCCAGCTCCACGGCATCagtccctgcctccagccccccAGCCAACGCCACGGCACCCCCTCTGCGCTGGGGTCCTCTGCGACGGGTGCTGAGCTTTTCCTGGGAGCTGCACGTTTACGGGGTGGGggtgctcttcctgctgcccgcGTTGTTGGCACTGGCGTCGCTGGCAGCCGCCCCTGCTGGGCCCCGGCTGGCGCTGGTAGCGGCGGTGCTGGTGCTGGTAGCGGCGGGGCTGCGGTCCGCCTACATGCTCACCGACCCGTATGGCTCGCAGGCACGGCTGGGTTTGCGCGCCGGCCTGGTGCTCTACAATCTGCCCTTCCCCTTGCTACTCACCTCGCTGGCGGCCCTGACCTTGCTGGGTCTGGGCGTGGGGCTGCCACAGCAGCTGCAAAACCCGCTCCTCCTGGGAGCGCTGGCGTTGGCGCACGGCTTGGGGCTGCTCGCCACAGACCTGCTGTCAGCGAGGCCTGCGCTCAACCTCCTGGCCCAGGGTTTATCGTGCGCCTGGGGCGCGGCCGTGGCTCTGGGCACTCTCTGTCTGTGCCGTCGCCGCCTGTTGGACGGGCCGAGGGGCTGGGATGCCAGCCCGGGCCCGAGGCTGCTGGCCGTGGCCGGCGCGCTGGGGCTGCTGGCCAGCGGCTTGCAGCTGGCGGCGGCGCTCTGGCTGTACCCGGGCCCGGGCCGGGTGGGCCGCTTCTCGTGGGCTTGGTGGGGCGTCCACTTCTGGCTGCGCCTACTGGAGCTGACATGGGCACTCACCCTGGCACTGGCCGCTCTGGCCTCCGCGCGGCCCAGGCCGCCCACAGAGCACGCTTGCTGGGCTAAGCTGCTGCGCCTGGCGTGCCCCACGCCCTCTAGCAAGAGCGAGGTGCCGGAGCGGCCCAACAACTGCTATGCGGGGCCCAGTGGCGTCAGCGCAGGTACCCTGGCCATCAGCAAGAGCCTCATCCGCAATCCGGCGGAGGGTGGGCCTCCAGCCACGCCCAGTTCCGGCGCCTGGGGTTCGGCTGCGTCACTGAGCCGCGGTCCCCAGGGTGGCCCCGGACTGTCCCGCAGCAGCGTGGGGCCGGCGCCATCGATAAGCGAGCTGGACCTGCGGCCGCCATCACCCATCAACCTGAGCCGCAGCATCGATGCCGCGCTCTTCCGAGAGCACTTGGTGCAAGACAGCGTCTTCCGACGCTGCGGCCTCCGCTGCCTGGCCTCCCCGCCGCCCGGGGGCGCGCTGCGGTCGCGCCGGGGCAGCCACCCCGACGCGGAGCTCGACGCCTTGGGTTCTTCGCTCCTCCGAGGCCGAAGCCGGTCGCTTAGCGACGTGCGCATGCGCGGCCCGGTCCCGCCACACGTGGCGGACGAAGTTGACGCGGCGGCTTCCCGCAGCTCCGTGGACAGCTTCTCCCGGGGCTCGCTCAAGATCAGCTGGAACCCGTGGCGTCACGGGCTGTCATCGGTGGATAGTCTGCCTCTGGATGAGCTGCCCAGCACAGTGCAGCTACTGTCTACCCCAGCTCCTGCCCTGGCTCCCGCGCGGTCTGGGGAGCCCCAGAATGGGATCCAGCCTCGCTGCAAGACGGGAGACTCGCGCAGCGCCTCCAGTGACACCATCGAGCTTTGAGGGGTCCAGAAACTCAGGACCAGGGCCCCTCCTTCGGGGCCCTAGCGCAAACCTTCTGGGACTTTAAGCATTTGAAAGACATTCCAggagtattcctgggcttccaaCTGAATGCAACCTCCGGAGACAGCCAGACATgaacccacccccagcccaggatttttgttttttaaaatatctctatttttttcaGCGGGTATTTTGCACAGAGGCCGAGACTTATACGGAATACAGGGTGGACATGCACGGATTTGAGGATGGGGAACAGGGTACAGGTGCCCGAAAACATCCCCTCCAGATTCCCCAGGGTGAAGATGAGTCTTGCTTGTCCAGACTGTCCTCTTTGTGCCAAAGAAATAAACCCTTAGGACTTGGCTCATGCCTCCTTCTGCCCTTGCCAGGTTCCTATTTAGAGGAGATGGCCCCCTTCACCCACCCACCTAGTGATTCCAAGTCCTGTGTGTAATGTGGAAGGGAGGAATTCCAAAGGAAAGGGCACTCAACTCTCCGAGGCTTTTTTTCTTGGTCTGCAccgggtcttccttgctgtgtgtgggttttctctagtctTGGCCAGTGGCCAGGGAGGGCTACTttggttgcagagcatgggctcaaggtcacgggggcttcagtagttgtggtgaatgggcttagttgcccgttagcacatggaatcttcctggcagGGATCGAgccccgtgtcccctgcattggcaggcagattctaaactactggaccaccaaggaagtccccttgGAGGCTTTAGAAGTAATGGCTACCAATATTTCATGGAATATCTATCTGCTGTACACTTTTCAGCTCTTTATATCCATCACCTTAATTCTCACATTAAGCCTGAATGGGAAGCATTATcatgcccattttatagaagagtcATTTGTCAGGGTCCTTTGGCAAATGATAGGTAGTACTGAACTGAGAAAGTTCCATTCCTTTGGTTCCGCCATCCCCCTTCCTCTTTAACATACTTCAGGGCCAAGGCTCTCCTTTGCCTTCCTTCTACTCCTCCCATCAAGAGAGCCTTCAGTTTCCTAGGGTTTTAGGAAACTTCCCCAAGGGTGGAGGGCTCTCAGTAGCTTAAGCCAACCCATGGCAGGTGGGAACAGGTAGGAAGACAAGCTTCTCCATTTTCTAAGACCTTTCTTTATTTCctgagatgaataaataaatcagtggCCGAGGGGCAGGGGGGTGAGTACAGAACAGGAGCTGGCAGCATGCAGCTGGCAGGAGGGGGCTGTGAAGGGCCCACCCCTGCAGGGACaccttctcccaccccaccctgggcaAGGGCCAAAGCTCACCAGCAGCCACAACGAGGagacactgtttaaaaaaaattcacacattGTGAAGCCGGCCCAGTGCCCCAAGGTCAAGATCTCAAGGCACCCGCCCTTTGGGCTACTT
Coding sequences within it:
- the PRRT3 gene encoding proline-rich transmembrane protein 3, whose translation is MRRGAQLQGRAQGERGGCQLGAQAHSVRTGSRGLEAQASAWSMAPSPWGCMDGFLLLLPLLSLGTSPALGRGLPRPLEDSEPHLTLGAHDRGPLDMERRAFDFFGEKPRDQSPWNTSVAQVPAEEMPERPEDTLGPALHGPKAAHGAQREGLSVTDDLQVAQGPISQGWTGPPDSQEPMDQEAPIPYPLGPPHLPFFPTTPRLQLRLATVPPTSAEPGGQVGQLPPRDGLSAKGKTRVSETFPWDHKGPSPTLAPHPDIVARPGLEEQGGDEEDFQEAAQGPLSTQQGPAAPDTGSVSPAEGASSQEPESQPDLALARSLPPTEEQSMELPKTAGGGEAWEVSFSSPSPKQAHLPDVRGSPGPQPSDPPVSETSDGQPKPELAAVNGADPISPQRVRGAVEAPGTPKSLIPGPLDLGPTANRTESPVGSLKPDEAEEWPGRPQSHPPAPPVQAPSTSRRGLIRVTTQRALGQPPPPEPSASSTASVPASSPPANATAPPLRWGPLRRVLSFSWELHVYGVGVLFLLPALLALASLAAAPAGPRLALVAAVLVLVAAGLRSAYMLTDPYGSQARLGLRAGLVLYNLPFPLLLTSLAALTLLGLGVGLPQQLQNPLLLGALALAHGLGLLATDLLSARPALNLLAQGLSCAWGAAVALGTLCLCRRRLLDGPRGWDASPGPRLLAVAGALGLLASGLQLAAALWLYPGPGRVGRFSWAWWGVHFWLRLLELTWALTLALAALASARPRPPTEHACWAKLLRLACPTPSSKSEVPERPNNCYAGPSGVSAGTLAISKSLIRNPAEGGPPATPSSGAWGSAASLSRGPQGGPGLSRSSVGPAPSISELDLRPPSPINLSRSIDAALFREHLVQDSVFRRCGLRCLASPPPGGALRSRRGSHPDAELDALGSSLLRGRSRSLSDVRMRGPVPPHVADEVDAAASRSSVDSFSRGSLKISWNPWRHGLSSVDSLPLDELPSTVQLLSTPAPALAPARSGEPQNGIQPRCKTGDSRSASSDTIEL